A single genomic interval of Lathyrus oleraceus cultivar Zhongwan6 chromosome 7, CAAS_Psat_ZW6_1.0, whole genome shotgun sequence harbors:
- the LOC127104813 gene encoding cysteine proteinase inhibitor 5, whose translation MRFQSLSLVFLILFASVTLNQAIPGGWTPIKNITDPYVIEIARFAVVEYNKQKGATLEFEKLIKGESQVVAGTNYHLTLSAKDGSSSNNYEAAVSDQPLKHLRNLTSFKRV comes from the coding sequence ATGAGATTCCAATCCCTTAGTCTCGTCTTCCTTATTTTGTTTGCTTCTGTCACTCTGAATCAAGCTATACCAGGAGGTTGGACTCCCATAAAGAACATCACTGATCCATATGTGATTGAAATAGCCCGTTTCGCAGTTGTCGAGTACAACAAGCAAAAAGGAGCAACATTGGAGTTTGAGAAACTTATCAAAGGTGAATCACAGGTTGTTGCAGGGACCAACTACCACCTCACTCTTTCTGCCAAAGACGGTTCATCGTCTAACAATTATGAAGCTGCTGTGTCGGATCAGCCATTGAAGCACTTAAGGAACCTCACTTCCTTTAAACGTGTTTGA
- the LOC127104814 gene encoding uncharacterized protein LOC127104814 has protein sequence MDLDSDTETSLTNQHIFELYEFDEDNLEEEFEATNNIDESCEDNLQEEVETNNDTVYIAENVEAEPREKKRLRILSNEERMYIYHELLQKSVDGKLRKGATNEVASSNSVPLRTVQRIWKRAKESETRDVSHRKTKNCGRKRISIDENQIRELPFSQRTNIRSLAFALKTNPTSVFRLIKSGAIRRNSNAIKPLLKEENKISRLEFCLSMLEGTPHDPMFKSMHNIIHIDEKWFYMTKKSEKYYLLPDEDEPYRTCKSKNFIAKVMFLVAQTRPRFDSEENETFSGKIGVFPFVTHEPAIRSSINRVAGTMVTKAITTVNRDVVRSFLIDKVLPAIREKWPRDEFESTIFIQQDNARTHINHDDPLFREAATKDGFDIRLMCQPANSPDLNILDLGFFSAIQSLQYKEAPKTIDELISAVVKSFENFPSIKSNRIFVSLQLCMIEIMKEKGSNKYKIPHVNKERLERVGQLPIQIKCDPILVQEVKNYLNME, from the exons ATGGATTTAGATAGTGATACAGAAACATCATTAACAAACCAACATATATTTGAGTTATATGAGTTTGATGAAGATAACTTAGAAGAGGAGTTTGAAGCAACCAATAATATTGATGAGTCCTGTGAAGATAACTTACAAGAGGAGGTTGAAACAAACAATGACACAG TGTATATTGCAGAAAATGTTGAAGCAGAACCTAGAGAAAAAAAGAGATTAAGAATCTTAAGCAATGAAGAACGCATGTATATTTATCATGAGCTACTACAAAAAAGCGTTGATGGAAAATTACGTAAAGGAGCTACAAATGAGGTGGCTTCATCAAATTCGGTTCCTCTAAGAACTGTTCAACGTATTTGGAAAAGAGCAAAAGAAAGTGAAACACGTGATGTCTCTCATAGGAAGACAAAAAATTGTGGACGTAAGAGAATTTCAATTGATGAGAATCAAATTCGTGAACTTCCTTTTAGTCAAAGAACAAACATTCGATCTTTAGCTTTTGCGTTGAAAACCAATCCAACATCGGTGTTCAGGCTTATAAAATCAGGGGCTATACGGCGTAATTCAAATGCCATAAAACCACTGTTGAAAGAAGAAAACAAAATATCTAGGCTGGAATTTTGTTTATCAATGCTTGAAGGTACACCACATGATCCAATGTTTAAGAGCATGCACAATATTATTCATATTGATGAAAAATGGTTTTATATGACTAAAAAATCCGAGAAGTATTATTTGCTCCCAGATGAAGATGAGCCATATCGGACATGTAAGAGCAAAAATTTCATTGCCAAAGTTATGTTCTTAGTTGCTCAAACTCGACCACGATTTGACTCAGAAGAAAATGAAACTTTTTCGGGTAAAATTGGTGTTTTTCCGTTTGTTACCCATGAACCGGCTATAAGGTCAAGTATTAACAGAGTTGCGGGAACAATGGTAACAAAAGCAATAACTACGGTAAATAGAGATGTGGTAAGATCATTCCTTATTGACAAAGTTCTACCCGCTATAAGAGAAAAATGGCCAAGAGATGAATTTGAGTCAACAATATTTATCCAGCAGGATAACGCAAGGACGCATATAAACCATGATGATCCTTTATTCCGTGAAGCTGCCACCAAGGATGGGTTTGATATTCGTTTAATGTGTCAGCCTGCAAACTCTCCAGATTTGAATATCTTAGACCTTGGTTTTTTCTCGGCTATACAATCATTGCAATACAAGGAAGCACCGAAAACTATTGATGAACTTATCAGTGCAGTGGTGAAGTCATTTGAAAATTTTCCTTCAATTAAGTCCAATCGTATATTTGTATCATTGCAACTATGCATGATAGAGATCATGAAAGAGAAAGGTTCCAATAAATATAAAATTCCTCATGTAAATAAGGAAAGGCTTGAAAGAGTAGGACAACTACCAATTCAAATTAAGTGTGATCCAATATTAGTACAAGAAGTCAAAAATTACTTAAACATGGAGTAA